The region AAAATCAGACGCGCTCGGACAAGTCCAGAGGGATCgaaacaagtttgaaaaagaaaataattaccgCGACGAGTCAACAAGtcaaagtattttttattcatccatAGTCGAAAAGTATACTGCCGCAGATGCCATTCTAGCGATTCAATTACGATTACGAAGCAAACGGCGAACCGATCATCGTTTCAGCAACGAGTGTTTACCAAATTTGGGGATAGCAGCATCGATCCCCAGAGCCGATGGCACTACTGCCGTGGAAACGAGTTCGTCGCAAGTGTTTGCAGGCTGCAGGGTGAAGGGAAGATGCTGGTGATCGATATTCACACCAGCCGCACGGTGTGTGTCAGGTTGATTAAATTGAACGTATGCAAACAACGTGCCAGCAAAACTGGCGCAAACTCTGAGAACAACCTTATCTGCAGCTTCCCGTCAACGCGAGCAGCCATTCAGAGACTCACTCGCTTCGTTCTACTTCCGGTGACTCCGCGTACTTCCTCTAGCCGTGCATATTGCGACGTTTCCCTCAAACCTGGTATTTTCTCTCCCGGAACGTCGATATCGCGATGACAATCGCTCGTTTTCATATCTTACTTCATCGTTTCTGTAGTTCGCTCTTCGAAGGAACAGGATGCGCGGTTCATTTTGTCGAATGTGGTTCGACGCTATCTGAACGCGAATCTGACGGTGACACAGCATCGCTTGGAAGCCACATGCATCTGGTATTCTGGTTTCGTCATGATTGCAcggaattttttacaccgcaTTCAGCCTGAACTgctttagatttttttttcagaattagcCACGGTTTGGAATTAAAACAGGATACTGACTCTATCCTGAAGAGTGTTATCAAATGTATAGACACGCGCGCGTATAATCACTTGGTAAATTTTCTGCTCAACCcttcacaaaagaaaaaatcccATCGCTATTTTCATTAGCTAGAAACTTCGGCAGATTCATCAATGTTAAATGGACGATAGATCGTTGTGGGAATATAATAATTGCTCTAGCAGTACATCGACGAGTTAAGTTGAACTCACCTTTTTCTCTCGGTCGTCGTCACATTACCGCCGATGTCGAATAAAATTCTCCGATTAGGTATTTTACACAAAGAGTATGaggaaatatataaaatacatatttaataaGGTTTCATCGCGTATATATACGTTCTAATTCTGCTTGTAAAAATagcgatatatttttttttacttatcaAGGATGAACGGTACCAAAAGCCTGACACGAGTGAAAAGTTGAGATAAGCGAAAAAcctgtttgaaaataattgttgtTTCGATGTAATTACGCAATTTATAACAAAAGATGCGAACAAATCtgtgggtaaaaaaatttaagcaTTGTACGCGGGTATAATGTGAGACACGCACACGCATGCAGCTCGAGATGGAAATAGTTTGAACAATGAGCAAAATGGCACTCGGTGCGCAGGTAATAGTTCTGGCTTGAACAAGTAGCTTTTGTACGATGTGTGTAACGCATGTGAATGGGTCGCTGGGTGTCGAGAGAACTAATTGTGAACGGGAACAAAGTTGACGAGAACTTTGCAGAAACTCTACGGGTATGAAACGTAGGTACATGCCATGCGAATTCTAGTCTTCCTATCAGCAGAGGATTTGACACTTTGCAGTGAAGCTCGTGCTCGTTGTGttacgttgaaaaataaaatgtggaaaaaacgTAAGAATTTGTGAGGAACcgaccaaaaacaaaaaagctTTCAAGCTTCAAACGCTCTCGACTCGACTGTTCTAAATGTCTTTCCGATTTCTCTTTTCAAAGTTCTGTGTCTCGTATATCTACAACCTTTAGAGAGAAGTGAGTGCTTCGAATTCCAGCCAAATGAGAAAAGAACGAGGCAGCTTAAGCATCTTATAAAGGAATTTTATActgaagttggaaaaaaatacaaagccCGGAAGCTGTGCCgaagatgaagagaaaaatgaatggCGTTGTTTTATTAGACAGTcgtataattttgcaaaaaaactTCTACTTACGTCAGCCAAGCTTTGAGCTTGAATATTAAGACGGGTATTACGCTTCGCTTGGCGTGTTTAATTTAGCTTGAAATATCTTTGCAAGTGTTTCGGATTGCCTGAATTGCTACTCATCGAGATTTTTCAGCTTTATTCGATGATTCGCAGTCGCAGCTGTTTCCTCGTACAATCATTATTTATCTAGCAGTGCACAGCCGGCATTCAAACGCTTCACTCAATACCATCGTCTAGACTGGGAATACACATCATTGCGTTCACTTCAGCGGGAATATCTGCATTGTTTCAACAGCCCtcgacgaaatttttcatcaccatGTATAGTATGAACGtgttttttcttaaaaataggCGCAAAATTCAGTTCAATGACAATTCTGGCTAAAAACCAGAATAACGATATTGTGGTTTCAATGACGCGTTTATGTTTTAATTTGAGTCGCGCAAATATTGTTCAACGAGTTAAAATCAACGACGATTATCCGAAAAAATTACACTTCCGCAAAGtcaatttaaattcaatgCTATGCTTTGCACAATGAGATGCAAATGTGCGTTGAACTGCAGCTTTAACGAAATGTATGGTACAGGATATAAGTTTGGAGGGTTATTTTGCGATGCAACGGTACGTTTGCTCGGCACAATAGAGGAAGAAAATGAAGTCTCGATATGATCCGGCGATGAAGAGTTGGATATGAGTCTGAATGCGGTTGCATTTGCATATCTATAATCCGGCTACATGGGACCCCCGACGATATCTTGCTTCTGGATTTGACTTTACATTTGTCGACACGGTTGAAGAATCCACGCAGACTGAatagaaaaagtttttcttttaccgATAATTGTTTGAACCAGCGTATAAAGGCTTTTGTGCTTATCATTATGTTCGCCCTGATTTATCTCTTCCCTTGTCATACCATATTCTGAACTTTTTAcgagtttttattattattattattattaagtgaagaaagaaaaactaaaTCATATGCTTGactttgtttgtttttcaactcGAAACGTTCGCTAATTATTCTTTCACTCGTTAGACTTTGCCTCGTTAGCGCGGTATGGCTGATAATTCGATTAGCGTATCTCGGACGAATTCTGTAAGACATCTGCATCGTTAGAAGAAGCTTTCAAATCTTTCATTACAGCGGTTCTTGTTTCGTTTGCCGCGTTCTCCTTTCAATTGACTCACGAATCACTTCAGACTGATTCTCTTTGCATCCCAgagattttaattattcttaaaaatctgaaaccaGTGCGGTACAATGTGTTTCTCATTTACACCGCGTAGCAAAGTGCATACAGAGATATTCTTTGTAccagaaaaatttcttttatatgTCGTCAATATTAATTCAACATGAGTGTATATAATTCCGTCACCGAGACTTAATTAAAATTCCGTTCAAGTCGATATCGTACTTTTATTACAACGATAACCAGCTTGATTTATAGTGAATTTTATCTGCACCAAATATTACTGCAAATCGTTTCTTGTATCTATCATTCATATCGTAAAGTCATACCAGGACccaaatttgtttataatttccaCAAATAAGAGATTTTTTCAAGTACTGGTCTAATATTggttgaagaatattttttccataaaaacTTAACAGTTTCGATTtcaaaggaaaaacaaaacctCACATGAAATACTTCTCAAGCGTCAACATGCATGGCAAACGAAGAAATTGGGTGCATTCGAATTGATTGTAAGTTCTTTTCTCATCTCGAAGCTTGTACAGTGCAATGAATGTAGTATTCGTTAGCAGTGCAAAGCACAATACCTCAATCAGAACCTCGAGTGTCTACAAGTCGTGTAGTTAATATTCTTTTATAACAAACTGCTGCAGGCCGTAAGAATGCGGCACAGCGTCTGCATTGAGAGAAAACTGTATTACGTATcgtaatgaatatttatcacaCAAGTAAGCGTAAAAATCTGTGTTTGTGTGTGGTGTCCGATAGTGAATAAAAGCTCTGTGTTGATAGCGttgtggaaatatttctgCAGCTGCGATAAATGGAATTATTTCACAAGTAAATATATGATCGAGGATAATTATTTCAGGAATCGGGTCTGTGTTCGATGATCAAGAAACATCGGTCAAAtagtttttattgatttaattttctaattaaaacTTGAAATCTCTGTTATGTAAaagagagaaatcgatcaagtTTGTTCTTGCTTAGTTTTTTTCctgtctttttttatttattacattttaatttatttttgtccTTTTTGTCTCGCAAAAAGCGAAAATCAATCCTGCAGCTACATATtgcatttaatatttcaattttaacgaaaCAGGCTGCACAGCTCAGCGTCTGCGGTTAATCGAATGacgttccgaaagcgcctgcGGTTAGGCAACTCGCTTTACGCAGGCGTAACGCAGCGTTCGCCAAATCGAATCAAAGTCTCCCATTCACACGGCGCAATTTAGGCTCCGCTCAAAATTCAGACTATTCAGTGACGCTAACCTCGTTACTGCAGGCAAATCGGATTACGGATTATACTGATCCTCCGGTAACACCACACGCAGGAGTGGACCTCTGACCGACGCCACCCTGGGGAGAAAATTGTAGTGAAAAAAGCTCCAAAATCACTTCTGGTACAGATGAAGCGTTACTAGGGGCGGTCAGCACAGTCATTAATTCGTAGattttaaattataatcaaGTACCGTATTTATGAACGGTTCGACTGTCTCTCAGCATGGTCATTTGCACaattatagaaaattgtaCCATTCTTTGTCCCGAAACTAAGTCTTGATACCAGTGCAACGGTATATGCACACGGAGAATTTTTCTTACTCTTCTAAACtcaagaaaattgttttgtagacgaattttgaaagataCTTTTTGCAGGGAACACAAGATTTTTTTGTGGGAAccaaaataaatcaaatgaTATTGCTTTAAGGTTGCAAAATAATGTAATCGAActaaatatatttacacatcCGAAATAAAGATATTGATTCAGTCACATAGTTATTtcatgatattttcaaaataattaagtGGCCTTGGGTACgttcaacaaaattaatttacgCTACTTACTAAATCTATTCAGTGGATAAAGTGAAGTCAAATTCGATACCgcaataaaaatgcaaaaaattttcttgcagAAGAAAGTACTTTCTGTGACGGAACGAAAATCTTTTCTCGTTAGAAAAGTGATGTGACGAATTATTAGAATGGATTCCGTTCgctaatataaaaaaatcagcGCAACTAAATAATTAGTAGTCAAATATCGCATCTTATAAACCTCCCATTAACAATGGCATAATTCTTCTGCCGATGTTTAATGTTGCACTGAAATTTGTTgaagttgaaattaaattaaaacgaacatttttttttttttattccagtgattggaaaattgttcaacaatttttacaaaatgatCTCACCATGTAAAATCTGATTTTGAAATCTCAACATAATTTCTCCGATTGTGGTAACAAGGGTTGTTTCCACCGCAGCCTTACACGACTGTCAATGAGCCGTCGGTTCTGATCAGAGGGTGATGGACATCCTCGAAGTTCGAGCTATAGGTGATTCCTATCGAGTCGCTGTGCATCTGCATGCAGATTGCGTAATTAGCATCAAACGCAGAATTCGTACCAACGCCTGGGATCCAGGTATGCAAGTACGTGTATCGTACAGTATAATATGCAGTAAATATACGTACACGACACATGTTACACGCAGTGGAGCGTTCATCTATGTTGTTTGAAAATGCGCCCCCAGAACCTTCGAAGAACTCGATGCATACACGGATACAAATTACTCGTTTTTCCGATGTCTCTGTTTCTCCGTTTTGTCTCTATTTCTGCACCGCATCAACTGTCGCGACaatgaaaggaaaagaaacgaacgaaACTCGGGGCAAATCGGAAAATACGCCTCTGGCCAGCTCATTTGCCGCAATATTATGCATGCATTTCATGataagcaagaaaaaaaaaacacgttcaAATTGGAAACACCGTCAAAAATGAGAATTTCCATAGAATTTCTTATGCCTCGGAACCTTCTGAGATTGTTGTCGATTATTGAACTCAGATTTCGGAATCTCTTTCGCATGACGACTTTAATTAGATCATTAGATCGTacttataggtatacacacaGTAAACAATCAACTTCTTTATCGATTTATTACGAGAACTTTATCGATCGCAACTTACACGGTTCTTAATTGAGTTATTAGAAAGATAATCGAATGGCAATTGATCGGCTGTGATTGATATATGATAACATTACGGAGATACGAATTTATAACCGGCTTTGAGATTTGTCCGAGAAGTAAATTTCTGAGTAAATCTTAAAGTCTGACGGTCTGCTAAAGCCATAATGGTGTCTGAATTGTAAAGGAAACACTCGCcatattctgaaaattaaGTTTGAGTTTTACGGTCGAGTGTAAAAATGTACCGTTTCGAAGTTTAACATGCAACTTTTATTCCGCTTTAGAGAAAACCTAAGAGATTGCTGCATTCGAGTTTCGTCGATCCTACATTTTTGTAAAACACTCGGTATTAGAGTTTCcatttattgtattttattgcCGTTTCATGTCAGGAATAAAATCACTTTAAAGCATTTTAAACTTCCGCCTAAGGCGTAAGTTCAGCTTCGTTAGTTTCCCTTGCgctgttttcttcttctgagTTTCACTGTGTTATTCTCCAAAGTTGGTATGGAAGTTTAATTCTCAAAGAATTCTTCGTTTCACGTTGATGAATATGCAGAAACTGGACTGAAACTGATTTTCACTATTGACAGGGTTCATTGCGAGATGATCAAGGAAGTTGAACAGGACGGTAGCAATTGTGGTAATTAAGAAACGAAAACACTAATTCAATAGCAATGCGTTGTAGAGGTTCGTGAAAGAGGAAGAGACGATGTATTTAAGATGACAGcatcataaaaatttgcacaCAAGTTCGGCGGTGTAAAGCGTCTCAATTAACAACGTTCATTCGTACGAATCTAAGAAAGCAGTGAAGTCACGTAGGTGTTTGCTTCGTCGACGACGTTCGTCAATACCGAATTAATCTCGCTGTTGACCTGGGTGATGGCGGTGCTCTTGACGGCTGCTATGACGATATTAATAACCGCATTGGCCATCCAGTCAGTCAGCACGTTGCCACTAAGCCGGGCAGTGGTTCGTCTGTgttcagaatttgaaaaaatttgaaacattgtGAATAAGGTAATTACGACGAAGGCTGTGAATTTTCAAGCGTTCTAATCCCTGTTGTAATTACTTGGTTTCGATGAATTTTAGGACATCGGCATATGAGTTAGACGCACAACTTTACCCTGTGGCAAGTCCATTCTCGAtcaaaaggaaaaacaaactCACTTGCTAAAGTGAACCGAATTGAGCTCAACTCACCCGATGCTGTTGATCGCGACAGTATCCAAGGCGAATGTGTAATTCTTCAAGTTCGCGCTGAAGCCTACGGTGGTGTCGATCTTCCTGGCGGTTACCTTTGCGGTTCCACTCTCTTTCAGACTGCCCAAAAGTTTCGCGTAGTACGTGTAAGCGACCTGAAATGAGGTAGGGTCGAAAATTCAGAAAGAGAATTAAAATCATGAGGTCGTAATTTATATTGTACACCATCGGTGATTACTCACCGTTGCTACGTCGACTCCCATGTTAGCATCGAAACTTAGAGTTTCTCCATCGTATCCAAGATTTATGTCGCCGTAACGTTTCACTGATGACAAACCAGTCATCTCTCCGTCGTACAGCGAAAGACGACCACTATAGGTGATCAATAGTGGTTTCTTCAAAAAAGAACGTCACAATGTAATTAAACAGGAGGATTACTCTGGctgatttataattaaaattacaccTTCAATCCTTGCAATACAATAGTCAAGTTGCATTTTATAAACTGGCAAATATACTAGAGCATGACGTGAATTGTTACCCTGGCTACACGCTGGTTTTGACGACATTTTCGCGGCGCCGTTCGCTCAAGAAATTAATAGTGAATCAATggatctcattgtcagtgaagTTTGAGGCATACTTTGACATTGGAAATCACTGCTGATTTCCAACTGACAAACCTTTCGGAAATTTAAATGGCAAAATCGATCTTTCACAGCCCAACGTGATCAGCAGTACGGATTTCACTTTCTGCACGCAAGCCAATACGGATCCACGTTGAGTGAGGTCAGTGACGTCAGGCGAGAAGGTGAATTCTCGCATACTCTCACTTTCCCTGCAAAGTCACTCTCGCTTTCAGCCGCGTTTCAAATCTTTCTGGAGTAAAGCCTCACTTTCCATTGCCTTGAACCGAAGACCTGGATCTCCACTGGGTGGCCTCCTTACCTCCTTCACCTCAGCATCGTGATTTTCGTTTCTCGACCCGCCGGCTTCTACTCCTTGCAGTCATTCGCTGCGACCCCTTGGAAGATCTCTCTACGATTCGTATCCTAAATCCCAATTAGCCAGTGCGTTGTGTCGACTGTCTATCTTTTCAATCGTCCAAAGTCAACGATGTCGAGTCCTTTCGACCACCCGCAGCAAATCCTTCGCGTGTTCAACAGTTGACACTTGATAATCAGTCTCGTTCCAAGCTTGGAGCTGAATGTGTGACTCGTTGTGTTCGACCCGAACCCTGAGCACGACGGTTGCTCAACGGCATTACTCGACTTGACGTTCGTTCCCTGGCGGAAATGATTTTCCCGGAGCGTCTAATCCGTCCGCTCCACTCTGATCTCGACTCGAGGCTCATCGACGTACTTTTTCCGAACTCCGTACTCGATACCTGGTTCAGGAGTAAGTCAGACTGTGGGTTATCCGGTGACCCAACTTTCGCCCGCAAGAACGAAGTCAGGCCGAGAGGAGACCTTGACAGATTTCACTCTAGCTTTCGTTGAAGGTTTTCAAACCTAGAAATCGCTTTCATACTTCTTGGTTCTTGCCTCAGCTTTCACCCTACGACCAACCGACTCGTTCCGGTGACCCAAAActttcctcttcctcgtcgTGCCCTCGAAGCCCACTTTCCCCGTCACTGCTTTCGGGTCATTCCTCGCTTGAACCAGATCCGTACTTCAGCCAAGGGTACTATCCAGGCCAAAGCCGCTGGCTAAGTCGACCATCCAGCGAACACTTTTTCTTTCGTTGTAGAGATGCTCACGTAGTAAAAACACCAGTGCAAGTAAGTTCGGTTTCTTTCCACTTTTCCAAATTCGATTAAATTCGAGTACATCGGTTGAAAGTCGATTCGTCATTTCACATGTAGGTCGTTGAACATTATGCAGATTTTTCGGGTATAGTGTATGATTGATGCACAATACGTGTGCCTTTGATGGTTCGCATGAtcatattttgtttattgataGTCGCTAAATTTTCCGAGTCTCTACAATATCATGATATCATTGACAAATAATAGCGTAACTCCAATTAAAATTCCGACTTTGCAAAACAAATGATAATCGCACAACAGATTGGGCTTCGCCTCCTTATACAAGATCATGATCCTGTAATTTTCGCTGAGCGACTTATCACCGTCATCGATAACGATGATCGAGCCGATAGAACTTTACTCACTCTACAATAATATACATTCATCAGGCACTCATTAGTTTGCATCGAGATCATCTGTTGTAGTCGATTTGCTTTTTCAAAGATTCGAAACACCTGGCTAATCGATTAGGATCAAGGATCACACGATCGCCGCGAGACTTTTAATTTTAGAAGAACAATAATGCAGAAGGCGATTATTTCACGGATTAGAACTCCGCTATTTTGTTACTCAGCctataaatgaatatatatatatatgtgtgtgtgtgtgtgtgtgtgtgtgtgtgtgtgtgtgtgtgtgtgtgtgaaatgTTATGAAATTCAACTTGTATTTATACCCTAGAGCATAAATTGCAACCCTACGTCGCTAGTCAGCGAATTTGTAAGATTGCCACACAAATTTATTCTgccggttttttttctctgctaaTTTTCCTCTCATCTGTCTTCTGCAATTGAATTTAACTCCAACTTACCACGGAGAAGGATTCCGTGACGTTCGGAATTGACAGCGGCTCAAGACTACTTTCACTGACAAAGGCCTGCACATTTGCTACCACTTCGTCGACATAGTCGTTCAGGGTAGCCGAATAGGTGGTGGAGCGTTTTCTGTGAAACAAGCGTACTCTGGTCAAGAATCCGTTGGTTGCTCACATCGTCACATAAGCGGTGGAAGGATTATTCAAAATAgggtattaaaaaaatgttcaaactTCTGTATCGGATATGAGAAATTATTCAGCATTCGAATTTCAGGGTGTTTCTGCAAAGTTACCAAAATTTCTCATTCAAATACCGCATAGAATGTTTTTGTTATTCCTTCAACTCAATTCGTCTTAATCCACTCAGGAATCGAGCATCATTTCATAAAAGCAAATATCAGAGTAATGAGCTACTTTGTCAATAATTGAGGATGCTAGAAACAAGGACCAATCATCGCAGTATTTTTTTTGCGATCCCAATATAGACggacaatatatttttaatcgatGAATTGGCGAATGGATAACAAGGCTGCAACTGTAATTggttcatttcatttcaactgGTCTTTTTGTCTACCTCGATGTATTTATGCTCGATCCGAATGATTAAGATTAAAAATCTACGATATCAGAAATGACATTAGATGTGGCGCGACCGTATGACGAAATCTCTGCAGCAAACTAAATACAGGAAGAGCTGATTGTTGCCTAAATTCTTGATCTTCAACTATCGAAAATTGGGTTGAATAGCGTTGCTATGGTAGTTCTACagatttgaaactttgacaACTATGGCAAGTGAACGAACTGATtccgaattattatttcaggtGTGTATAGGTAAATATTTCACTCAAGAACAAGAAGTAACGCATATGTAATCTTACTGGTGCGTTTTGGTCGCAGAAGCCACCGCTACGAGGACGAGGAACAGTGCCGGAACAGTCTTCATGGTGATGAGACAGTGACTAGAGTCCGTAACTGGAATGCTCTATTATATAGTTTTCTCGCAAAAATCATCGAGATTATCTCGGAAAGATTATTTACACACGACGTAAGACctcttatattatattatcggTCACCACAACGTTCGCACGTGCGATAAGTGCATATTCCTATATTACAGATAAAATTCATTTGGATAAAATCTCGGCAGGTGTGTACAACAATTACATTGGTATTTATATACACCAAAGATATTTCTAGTTATGGTTAATGTGCGGTTATTAACcattatcattttcaaccGTTGCCCAAAAATACAGTACcgggtgaaaaatgaaaatgcgaTTTGTTTCTATAACCGAAAATCTATTATACGGTAATATTCTTTTCAATCGTGATCACTCGTACCAAATTTTATAGTGATtccaataatattcaaatcatTAGTGTGACAGTACCTATTCTAACAAAATCTTCTGATACCTAAgacgaataaaatatatgGTTCTTCCGAAGGAACATCGAGTCATTGTGTTTTTCGAGTTTTCTCTAAACTTTGCAATTAGGACCGAATACAGGGAAAATATTATCCTTCCGAAACTATTTACGATTTCCTCCCAAAAGTACAtgacgaaaataaaacaaaaattaagaCAAAACCAGAGTTTCTAATATGATTTTCGCATTGTGAAAAGGACGGATGAAGGAATCACGAACATTTATTACTCTAATTGTCTTTATCAGCAAATGAGGTTCGGTACTCTGAAGTTCGATTGAATCAAGCGGCGAGATAAAGAATACtcgagaacaaaaaaaatcacacagaACAATTGTTATATTCGTTGTGGTAAAAAACCGGTATCAAACTACGTTGTGAATTATGTATGTTCAATATAAATCTCTTGTGTACA is a window of Neodiprion pinetum isolate iyNeoPine1 chromosome 4, iyNeoPine1.2, whole genome shotgun sequence DNA encoding:
- the LOC124216105 gene encoding uncharacterized protein, whose product is MKTVPALFLVLVAVASATKTHQKRSTTYSATLNDYVDEVVANVQAFVSESSLEPLSIPNVTESFSVKPLLITYSGRLSLYDGEMTGLSSVKRYGDINLGYDGETLSFDANMGVDVATVAYTYYAKLLGSLKESGTAKVTARKIDTTVGFSANLKNYTFALDTVAINSIGRTTARLSGNVLTDWMANAVINIVIAAVKSTAITQVNSEINSVLTNVVDEANTYVTSLLS